From Vitis vinifera cultivar Pinot Noir 40024 chromosome 5, ASM3070453v1, the proteins below share one genomic window:
- the LOC100251122 gene encoding stress-response A/B barrel domain-containing protein HS1 has translation MDLWQGERLRVSLYHRVEWKREEGKGVVKHVLLAKFKDSTPPDQIEELIKSYANLVSLIPPMKAFHWGKDVSIENMHQGFTHVFESTFESVEGMAEYVSHPAHVEAANRFLPHLEKVIVLDYKPTAVHL, from the exons ATGGATTT GTGGCAGGGAGAAAGGCTAAGAGTATCACTGTATCATAGAGTAGAATGGAAGAGGGAAGAGGGAAAGGGAGTGGTGAAGCACGTATTGCTGGCAAAATTCAAAGATTCAACCCCACCCGACCAGATTGAGGAACTCATCAAGAGCTACGCCAACCTTGTCAGTCTCATTCCTCCCATGAAAGCCTTCCACTG GGGCAAGGATGTGAGCATTGAGAACATGCATCAAGGTTTCACTCATGTTTTCGAGTCCACCTTCGAGAGCGTGGAAGGCATGGCAGAGTACGTATCTCATCCAGCCCACGTCGAAGCTGCAAATCGGTTCCTGCCCCACCTGGAGAAAGTCATTGTTTTGGACTACAAGCCCACTGCAGTCCATCTCTGA
- the LOC100261424 gene encoding galactinol synthase 2 yields MDVTTDRAYVTFLAGNGDYVKGVVGLAKGLRKARSLYPLVVPVLPDVPEEHRQILKSQGCIVREIEPVYPPENQTQFSMAYFVINYSKLRIWEFVEYSKMIYLDGDIQVFENIDHLFDSQDGHFYAVKDCFCEQTWSHSTQYKIGYCQQCPNKVEWKAELGPPPPLYFNAGMFVFEPSLSTYSNLLDTLKVTPPTSFAEQDFLNMFFRDVYVPIPSEYNLVLAMLWRHPENVDLTKAKVIHYCAAGSKPWRFTGKEENMDREDIKELVRKWWEIYEDETLDYKTSLKDHDEKSSQDALLTAMCEAGLVPIRPAPRAA; encoded by the exons ATGGATGTAACTACTGATAGAGCATACGTCACTTTCTTAGCTGGAAATGGAGACTATGTGAAGGGAGTGGTGGGGTTGGCAAAGGGTCTGAGGAAGGCCCGGAGCCTGTACCCACTAGTGGTGCCTGTTCTGCCTGATGTGCCGGAGGAGCACCGCCAGATTCTGAAGTCACAAGGGTGTATTGTGAGGGAGATTGAGCCTGTGTACCCGCCGGAGAACCAGACCCAGTTTTCCATGGCTTATTTCGTCATCAACTACTCAAAGCTTCGTATTTGGGAA TTCGTGGAGTACAGCAAGATGATATACTTGGATGGAGACATACAAGTATTCGAAAACATCGACCACCTCTTTGACTCACAAGACGGCCATTTCTATGCTGTGAAGGACTGTTTTTGTGAGCAGACATGGAGTCATTCCACCCAGTACAAAATTGGCTACTGTCAGCAGTGCCCGAACAAGGTGGAGTGGAAGGCCGAGCTCGGCCCTCCACCGCCGCTCTACTTCAACGCCGGCATGTTCGTCTTCGAGCCCAGTCTCTCTACCTACTCTAATCTCCTCGACACTCTCAAAGTCACCCCTCCTACTTCATTTGCCGAGCAG GACTTTCTGAACATGTTTTTCAGAGACGTCTACGTTCCAATCCCTTCTGAATACAACCTTGTGTTGGCCATGCTGTGGCGGCACCCCGAAAATGTGGACCTCACCAAAGCCAAAGTGATTCACTATTGTGCGGCG GGATCGAAGCCGTGGAGGTTCACAGGGAAGGAGGAGAACATGGACAGAGAAGATATAAAGGAGTTGGTGAGGAAATGGTGGGAAATATATGAAGATGAGACATTGGATTATAAGACAAGCTTGAAGGATCATGACGAGAAGTCAAGCCAGGATGCGCTTCTTACCGCAATGTGTGAAGCTGGGCTTGTGCCCATCAGGCCCGCTCCTCGAGCTGCATAG